The following proteins come from a genomic window of Micromonas commoda chromosome 2, complete sequence:
- a CDS encoding hypothetical protein (This model contains a DEAD-box RNA helicase Q motif profile, superfamilies 1 and 2 helicase domain profiles, and a Helicase conserved C-terminal domain), whose translation MSGEGGFNDEAYDRGMQELLAEDGAENGEMTITDWTEVHETFDSMNLHENLLRGIYAYGFEKPSAIQQRGIVPFTKGLDVIQQAQSGTGKTATFCAGVLQQLDYEKEECQALVLAPTRELAQQIEKVMRALGDYLNVKCHACVGGTSVREDQRILQSGVHVVVGTPGRVYDMLRRRALKPDYIKIFSLDEADEMLSRGFKDQIYDIFQLLPSKLQVGVFSATMPPEALEITRKFMTKPVRILVKRDELTLEGIKQFYVNVDKEEWKLDTLCDLYETLAITQSVIFANTRRKVDWLTDKMRARDFTVSATHGDMDQNTRDIIMREFRSGSSRVLITTDLLARGIDVQQVSLVINFDLPTQPENYLHRIGRSGRFGRKGVAINFVTKDDERLLQDVQRFYQTVIEELPSNVADLI comes from the exons ATGTCTGGCGAAGGTGGTTTCAACGATGAGGCTTACGACCGCGGCATGCAGGAGCT gctcgccgaggatggcgccgAGAACGGCGAGATGACCATCACCGACTGGACCGAGGTTCACGAGACTTTCGACTCGATGAACCTCCACGAGAACCTCCTTCGCGGCATCTACGCGTACGGTTTCGAGAAGCCCTCCGCTATTCAGCAGCGCGGCATCGTGCCCTTCACCAAGGGCCTCGACGTGATCCAGCAGGCGCAGTCCGGTACCGGTAAGACGGCCACCTTCTGCGCCGGCGTCCTGCAGCAGCTCGACTACGAGAAGGAGGAGTGCCAGGCGCTGGTGCTCGCCCccacgcgcgagctcgcgcagcagATTGAGAAGGtgatgcgcgcgctcggcgactaCCTCAACGTGAAGTGCCACGCGTGCGTCGGTGGCACGTCCGTGAGGGAGGATCAGCGCATCCTCCAGAGCGGCgttcacgtcgtcgtcggcacccccggccGCGTGTACGACatgctccgccgccgcgctctcaaGCCGGATTACATCAAGATCTTctccctcgacgaggcggatgAGATGCTCAGCCGCGGTTTCAAGGATCAGATTTACGACATCTTCCAGCTGCTCCCCTCCAAGCTCCAGGTTGGCGTGTTCTCCGCGACCATGCcccccgaggcgctcgagatTACGCGAAAGTTCATGACGAAGCCGGTGCGCATTCTCGTcaagcgcgacgagctcaccCTGGAAGGTATCAAGCAGTTTTACGTCAACGTCGACAAGGAGGAGTGGAAGCTCGACACCCTCTGCGATCTCTACGAGACGCTCGCCATCACCCAGTCCGTCATCTTCGCCAACACCCGCCGCAAGGTTGACTGGCTCACGGACAAGatgcgcgcccgcgacttCACCGTCTCCGCCACCCACGGTGACATGGACCAGAACACCCGCGACATCATCATGCGCGAGTTCCGCTCGGGCTCCTCCCGCGTGCTCATCACCaccgacctcctcgcccgcggcatCGACGTCCAGCAGGTGTCCCTCGTCATCAACTTCGACCTCCCCACCCAGCCGGAGAACTACCTCCACCGCATCGGTCGTTCCGGCCGTTTCGGCCGCAAGGGTGTGGCCATCAACTTCGTCACCAAGGAtgacgagcgcctcctccaggaCGTGCAGCGCTTCTACCAGACCGTCATCGAGGAGCTCCCCTCCAACGTCGCCGACCTCATCTAA
- a CDS encoding predicted protein: MVLFFTPRGNDETKHYIYMGRDKVENEDLIKWGLPEDVWFHVDKMSSAHVYMRVKKGQTWDDLTEEELEDCAQLVKANSIQGNKENNVWIVYTPWANLKKLPRMEVGQVGYHDLKLVRRIKVEKRQNEIVNRLNKTKREEYPDLAAEREAYDVEVREEKKRAFREAENARLEEERAREADRDARDYKHIMDGDKMMTNKDIAAKYESVSDYEDDFM; encoded by the exons ATGGTGCTGTTCTTCACTCCCCGGGGAAACGATGAGACGAAACACTACATCTACATGGGACGTGACAAGGTCGAGAACGAGGACCTGA TCAAGTGGGGCCTCCCCGAGGATGTGTGGTTCCACGTCGACAAGATGTCTTCCGCTCACGTCTACATGCGCGTCAAGAAGGGCCAGACGTGGGACGAcctcaccgaggaggagctcgaggattGCGCGCAGCTCGTCAAGGCGAACAGCATCCAGGGCAACAAGGAGAACAACGTCTGGATCGTGTACACGCCGTGGGCCAACCTGAAGAAACTTCCCCGGATGGAGGTGGGTCAGGTCGGGTACCACGACCTGAAGCTGGTGCGCAGGATCAAGGTGGAGAAGCGCCAGAACGAGATCGTCAACAGGCTCAACAAGACCAAGCGAGAGGAGTACCCGGAcctggcggcggagcgagAGGCGTACGACGTGGAGGTTcgggaggagaagaagcggGCGTTTCGTGAGGCGGAgaacgcgcggctcgaggaggagagggcgagggaggcggacagggacgcgcgggactACAAGCACATAATGGACGGGGACAAGATGATGACCAACAaggacatcgccgccaagTACGAATCCGTCTCGGACTACGAGGACGACTTCATGTGA
- a CDS encoding predicted protein translates to MPSIWRPNVGRVLPDVDVKVEVTEEDASKQGTKRKRAPPTKGPCEHGVKWRSQCKVCSACPHGKWRRQCKECGGSGICEHGRVRSKCKECGGGSICEHGRERRYCKECGGSGICEHGRQRKQCKECGGASICEHGRERCRCKECGGSQICEHGRIRSQCKDCGGSGICEHGRIRSTCKECGGASICEHGRVRSACKECGGSGICEHGRQRHRCKDCGGSGICEHGRQRPQCKECGGSQICEHGRRRCRCKECGGSQICEHGRIRSQCKDCGGSGICEHGRRRSTCKECKKM, encoded by the coding sequence atgCCGTCGATTTGGCGGCCTAACGTTGGGAGGGTGCTCCCGGATGTGGACGTCAAGGTCGAGgtgacggaggaggacgcaTCGAAGcaggggacgaagcggaagagggcccctcccacgaaggggccatgcgagcacggggtaAAGTGGAGGTCGCAgtgcaaggtgtgcagcgcttgtccgcacgggaagTGGCGCAGACAGTgtaaggagtgcggcgggtccggcatctgcgagcacggtcgtgtacgctctaagtgcaaggagtgcggtgggggctcaatctgcgagcacggtcgtgagcgtcgttactgcaaggagtgcggtgggtctggaatctgcgagcacggtcgtcagcgcaaacagtgcaaggagtgcggtggggcctcaatctgcgagcacggtcgtgagcgctgcagatgcaaggagtgcggtgggtctcaaatctgcgagcacggtcgtatacgctctcagtgcaaggactgcggtgggtctggaatctgcgagcacggtcgtatacgctctacatgcaaggagtgcggtggggcctcaatctgcgagcacggtcgtgtacgctctgcgtgcaaggagtgcggtgggtctggaatctgcgagcacggtcgtcagcgccataGGTGCAAGGactgcggtgggtctggaatctgcgagcacggtcgtcagcgccctcagtgcaaggagtgcggtgggtctcaaatctgcgagcacggtcgtcggcgctgcagatgcaaggagtgcggtgggtctcaaatctgcgagcacggtcgtatacgctctcagtgcaaggactgcggtgggtctggaatctgcgagcacggtcgtcggcgctctacATGCAAGGAGTGCAAAAAGATGTGA
- a CDS encoding predicted protein, with product MLAGAPGTAAAAAAASVLALEGGEHALAWGVALYVICVATWTLADAVGARLVFRGKIPSVPWRPNLMFNVYATPRRNLLDRISRRMAAARDGNDATTKHRHRHRAFATVVGNCPFAHVGGAALARAALDRQPVKSPLYRAFEAFAGVGIFTAEGDDWAAKRSEVLGAFATAGLEPLAAASMRAAAGLTAEIDAQLAAAARGKGETRRSPLDDAEKGEGGEGRGGVGLEVDTAVEMDMLPRLQRATLRATFEYLAGVDLPTAAAAEAGDALHDATDQPARPAGVWEDEYLAAATDLRALIPARARSVWMLSDWAYALSPLGRLERTRIREARRLPELALRAAVPGSPLDHLRRGPAHSRRRLAGRSGGSIFGDWFLGLFRGLFRLGSRDPLLDEATTLLFAGHDTQSATLSWALLRLAGDPAAQRELRASLADDPAAMESLGLAAGDKAASASTTRTEPVQPAWRTSAGAPVLEACLRETLRLHPVAPFVARKLTSDAVASAGADGGDALTLPAGCAAGVWLHAVHRDPAVWVDPDSFDPSRWLITDSNAGGQGAGFSPRADSIHHSQGSNTPGVRVRFKGSGFMPFATGPRACVGQHLAWVYMRVVLARLVCAYEVRLAEGEGEGDALTPSVGFTVTPANAARVRLVPVGG from the coding sequence ATGctggcgggcgcgccgggcaccgcggcggcggccgcggcggcgtccgtcctcgcgctcgagggagGCGAGCATGCGCTGGCGTGGGGCGTCGCGTTGTACGTAAtctgcgtcgcgacgtggacgctcgcggacgcggtcgggGCGAGGCTGGTGTTCAGAGGGAAGATCCCGAGCGTGCCGTGGCGACCCAACCTCATGTTCAACGTTTACGCCACGCCAAGGCGCAACCTCCTGGACAGGATCTCGCGCaggatggccgccgcgcgggatgggaacgacgcgacgacgaagcatcgccatcgccatcgAGCGTTCGCGACCGTGGTGGGCAACTGCCCTTTCGcgcacgtcggcggcgccgcgctcgcgcgagccgcgctcgaccgGCAGCCCGTCAAGTCGCCCCTCTatcgcgcgttcgaggcgttcgcgggcgtcggcatattcaccgcggagggcgacgactgggcggcgaagcgatcggaggtgctcggcgcgtttGCGACGGCGGGTCTcgagcccctcgccgccgcgtccatgcgcgccgccgccgggctcaccgccgagatcgacgcacagctggccgcggcggcgcgcgggaagggggaaacgcgtcgatcgccactcgacgacgcggagaagggAGAGGGAGGGGAAGGGAGGGGGGGGGTTGGGCTCGAGGTGGACACAGCTGTCGAGATGGACATGCTCCCCCGGCTGCAGCGAGCGACGCTTCGCGCCACCTTCGAgtacctcgccggcgtcgacctaccgaccgccgccgcggcggaagcgGGGGACGCGCTCCACGACGCCACGGACCAGCCAgcgcgccccgcgggggTTTGGGAGGACgagtacctcgccgcggcgacggatctTCGCGCCCTCATCCCAgcccgcgcgaggagcgttTGGATGCTCTCCGACTGGGCGTACGCGCTCTCGCCGCTGGGTCGTCTCGAGCGGACCCGgatccgcgaggcgcggcggcttccggagctcgcgctgcggGCCGCGGTGCCCGGCTCGCCCCTCGaccacctgcgccgcggccccgCGCACAGTCGGCGGCGATTGGCGGGACGGAGCGGGGGGTCGATTTTTGGCGATTGGTTTCTGGGCTTGTTTCGGGGCTTGTTTCGGCTCGGGTCGCGGGACCCTTtgctggacgaggcgacgacTCTCCTCTTCGCGGGGCACGACACGCAGTCGGCGACGTTGTCGTGGGCGCTGCTTCGGCTCGCGGGCGATCCCGCGGCGCAGCGGGAGCTTCGCGCGAGTCTCGCGGAtgacccggcggcgatggaaaGTCTGGGTTTGGCTGCTGGGGATAaagcggcgtccgcgtcgacgacgcggaccgAGCCCGTTCAACCCGCGtggcggacgagcgcgggggcgccggtgCTCGAGGCGTGCCTCCGCGAGACCCTCCGGCTCCACCCCGTGGCGCCGTTCGTGGCGAGGAAGctgacgagcgacgcggtggcgagcgccggggccgacggcggcgacgcgttgaCGCTGCCGGCGgggtgcgccgcgggggtgtgGCTGCACGCGGTGCATCGCGACCCGGCCGTCTGGGTCGACCCGGACTCGTTCGACCCGTCTCGGTGGCTCATCACGGACTCGAACGCGGGGGGGCAGGGTGCAGGGTTTAGTCCCAGGGCGGACTCGATTCATCATTCCCAGGGTTCGAACACTCCCGGGGTTCGCGTTCGGTTCAAGGGTTCCGGGTTCATgccgttcgcgacgggcCCGAGGGCGTGCGTGGGTCAGCACCTGGCGTGGGTGTACATGCGCGTGGTGCTCGCCAGGTTGGTGTGCGCGTACGAGGTGAGACTGGCGGAGGgtgagggcgagggcgatgccCTGACGCCGTCCGTGGGGTTCACGGTTACaccggcgaacgcggcgagggtgcggCTCGTGCCAGTCGGCGGTTGA
- a CDS encoding predicted protein, which produces MVVMFPFVYFTDKYRRNALSFVNDVWATVSTSLFCPVEVVGREHLPSVETPAVYVANHASYLDIYSLFHLRRPFKFISKVSNFIIPIIGWSMYMTGHIALKRTDRKSQMKTLKDCRELLQNDCSVLFFPEGTRSADGTMADFKKGAFSVAAKENALVVPVTLVNCSKVMKNGREWAMRSVPGGIKVVVHPPIRSTDANELCEKSFNTIKETLVQYS; this is translated from the coding sequence ATGGTCGTCATGTTCCCCTTCGTCTACTTCACCGACAAGTACAGACGCAACGCGCTGAGCTTCGTGAACGACGTGTGGGCCACCGTCTCCACGTCGCTCTTCTGCCCCGTCGAGGTCGTGGGGCGCGAACACCTGCCGAGCGTCGAGACGCCAGCCGTGTACGTCGCCAACCACGCGTCCTACCTGGACATCTACTCGCTGTTCCACCTGCGAAGGCCGTTCAAGTTCATCAGCAAGGTTTCCAACTTTATCATCCCGATCATCGGGTGGTCGATGTACATGACGGGCCACATCGCGTTGAAGCGCACCGACCGCAAGAGCCAGATGAAGACGCTGAAGGACTGCAGGGAGCTGCTGCAGAACGACTGCTCCGTGCTGTTCTTCCCGGAGGGCACCAGGTCCGCGGACGGAACGATGGCGGACTTCAAGAAGGGCGCGTTCAGCgtggcggcgaaggagaacGCTCTGGTGGTGCCCGTGACCTTGGTCAACTGCTCGAAGGTGATGAAGAACGGACGGGAGTGGGCGATGCGGTCGGTGCCGGGCGGCATCAAGGTTGTGGTGCACCCGCCTATTAGGAGCACGGATGCGAACGAGCTGTGCGAGAAGAGCTTCAACACCATCAAGGAGACCCTGGTGCAGTACTCGTAG
- a CDS encoding vacuolar sorting protein 35 (Vacuolar protein sorting-associated protein (Vps) 35 is one of around 50 proteins involved in protein trafficking) — MATMNVSAQDEQDKWLADASSLVKQYAFYMKRALDDNNLREALKQGSLMLGELRTIALSPQKYYELYMQVWNELRHLEAFFGEEARHGKSNLELYELVQHAGNILPRLYLLITVGVVYIKSKDGAAKDVLKDLVEMAKGVQQPIHGLFLRTYLSQASKTLLPDTGSEYEGNGGNVNDAVEFVLQNFTEMNKLWVRMQHGGGNRDRERREKERRELRDLVGKNLLVLTQLEGMTLDLYKGTVLPRVLEQVINCKDDIAQPYLLDALIQVFPDEFHVQTLDAFLEACPLLKPTVKIGNVLASLMERLASSARDNPEIVAQFVAVEAFGKLSAGCKSIIASQPSMDAHDRLQMHAALMGFVTAVHRDRLDYVDDVLGACADALNAPGGGDEKDSKENSSDERVDRGGIDGGAEDAGPPMIVSDQKGVRQLHALLTVPLDTYDVVSVLGLSNYPRVMSLLQPANLRQMAMTIVKSVIREPEGAVSDATQAETLFRFISVLIKDREGVAEEVDEEDFEEEQNAVARLVHALQSGDSDTQYRLLVASRKHFGQGGPRRLKHTLPPLAHEAMRLGRSLLARARADSGSGDSGAAAAAAAATGPMGPALKKILQFLHQTISALAAAPVSRHEPAMRLFLEAAQLADASGMEPVAYEFFERAMTIYEDEISDSAAQRSALSCVVGALHSCVGFTAESRESLVHKTTAYSARLLKKPDQVRAVSDCAHLFWGPDGVDGAARDATSTVTCLKKALKIAGGVQQASLGGVGGGGGDALRLFIEVLNKYLYFFERGCPGVDASILQGLLEIINGELAGEEHGVAPDIQAYYGATVRHIKHQKLKGGEIGARYQAISL, encoded by the exons ATGGCCACGATGAACGTGTCCGCTCAGGATGAGCAGGATAAGTGGCTCGCAG ATGCGTCGAGCCTGGTGAAACAGTACGCTTTCTACATGAAGCGCGCGCTG GACGACAACAAcctgcgcgaggcgctcaagcaGGGCTCGCTCAtgctcggcgagctgcgtACGATCGCGCTGAGCCCGCAGAAGTACTACGAGCTGTACATGCAGGTGTGGAACGAGCTGAGGCATCTGGAGGCGTTCTTCGGAGAGGAGGCCAGGCACGGCAAATCCAACCTGGAACTCTACGAGCTCGTGCAGCACGCGGGGAACATCCTACCGCGCCTGTACCTCCTCatcaccgtcggcgtcgtgtACATCAAGAGCAAGGACGGGGCCGCGAAGGACGTGCTCAAAGATCTCGTGGAGATGGCCAAGGGGGTGCAGCAGCCCATCCACGGGCTGTTCCTCAGGACGTACCTCAGCCAGGCGAGCAAGACGCTGCTGCCGGACACCGGCAGCGAGTACGAGGGCAACGGCGGGAACGTcaacgacgcggtcgagttTGTCCTCCAGAACTTCACGGAGATGAACAAGCTGTGGGTGCGGATGCagcacggcggcggaaaTCGCGACCGAGAGAGAAGAGAgaaggagcgccgcgagctgcgagaCTTGGTGGGTAAGAACCTGCTGGTGCTGACGCAGCTGGAGGGCATGACGCTCGACCTGTACAAAGGGACCGTCCTGCCGAGGGTCCTCGAGCAGGTCATCAACTGCAAGGACGACATCGCGCAGCCGTACCTGCTGGACGCGCTCATCCAGGTTTTCCCCGACGAGTTTCACGTCCAAACGCTGGATGCGTTCCTAGAGGCGTGCCCCTTGCTCAAGCCCACGGTGAAGATCGGCaacgtcctcgcgtcgctgatggagaggctcgcgtcctccgcgcgggatAACCCGGAGATTGTGGCGCAGTTTGTGGCGGTGGAAGCGTTTGGCAAATTGAGCGCGGGGTGCAAGAGCATCATCGCCTCGCAGCCGTCGATGGACGCCCACGACAGGCTGCAGAtgcacgcggcgctcatggGGTTCGTGACGGCCGTGCACAGGGACCGGTTGGACTacgtggacgacgtgctGGGCGCTTGCGCGGATGCTCTCAACGcgccaggcggcggcgacgagaaggaTTCAAAGGAAAATTCATcggatgagcgcgtcgaccgggGCGGGAtcgatggcggcgccgaggacgccggccCGCCGATGATCGTCTCGGACCAGAAGGGCGTGCGTCAGCTTCACGCGCTGCTCACCGTGCCACTCGACACCTACGACGTCGTGTCTGTGCTCGGCCTTTCCAACTACCCTCGGGTGATGTCGCTGCTGCAGCCGGCGAACCTGCGGCAGATGGCGATGACCATCGTCAAGTCGGTGATCCGCGAGCCGGAGGGCGCGGTATCCGACGCGACGCAGGCGGAGACTCTGTTCAGGTTCATCTCGGTCCTGATCAAGGACcgggagggcgtcgcggaggaggttgacgaggaGGATTTCGAGGAGGAGCAAAACGCGGTGGCTCGGCTCGTGCACGCGCTGCAATCGGGGGACAGCGACACCCAGTACCGACTGCTGGTGGCGTCGAGGAAGCATTTCGGACAGGGCGGCCCCAGACGGCTGAAGCAcacgctcccgccgctcgcgcacgaGGCCATGCGCCTCGGACGGTCGCtgctcgcgagggcgagagCCGATTCGGGTTCCGGCGAttcgggagcggcggcggcggcggcggcggcgacgggcccgATGGGCCCCGCGCTGAAGAAGATCCTCCAATTTCTCCACCAGACCAtctccgcgctggcggcggcgccggtgtcgaGGCACGAGCCGGCCATGCGATTGTTCCTCgaggcggcacagctggcggacGCCTCCGGGATGGAGCCCGTCGCGTATGAATTTTTTgagcgcgcgatgacgatTTACGAGGATGAAATctcggactcggcggcgcaGAGGAGCGCGCTGTCCTGCGTCGTCGGGGCCCTGCACTCGTGCGTCGGGTTCACCGCCGAGTCGCGCGAGTCCCTCGTGCACAAGACCACCGCGTACAGCGCGAGGTTGCTCAAGAAGCCCGATCAGGTGAGGGCGGTTTCGGACTGCGCGCACCTGTTTTGgggccccgacggcgtcgacggagccgcgcgggacgccaCCTCGACGGTGACGTGCCTCAAGAAGGCGCTGAAGATCGCGGGTGGGGTGCAGCAGGCGTCgctgggcggcgtcggaggcggcggcggggacgcccTTCGGCTGTTCATCGAGGTGCTGAACAAGTACCTCTACTTTTTCGAGCGAGGCTGccccggggtggacgcgtcgatcTTGCAGGGACTGCTGGAGATCATcaacggcgagctcgcgggggAGGAGCACGGGGTGGCGCCGGACATCCAGGCGTACTacggcgcgacggtgaggCACATCAAGCACCAGAAGCTGAAGGGTGGGGAGATCGGGGCGAGGTACCAGGCCATCTCGCTGTGA
- the AMY3 gene encoding glycoside hydrolase family 13 protein (This model contains an alpha amylase, catalytic domain. Alpha amylase is classified as family 13 of the glycosyl hydrolases.), with amino-acid sequence MARGIPCLNPRCIQHGTNLGSPRRHARGVRTTGAPKRVRKSPPPSSSMGNSPSRPGSPSLAGPRAGTPTRLRYDVSTGVATDDAPALAPDQTPSASADPFSENYASVMLQGFHWRSCNARELGLTADRSWYGEVLANIPALVQTGVDAVWLPPPSHSVSPEGYLPQRLYDLDSRYGTKEELKTLCRELKAAGIKPMADIVINHRCADTQDENGAWRIFSNVSFPPTDDVEPGKSFDRTWGPWAIVKDDPVFHGEGNSDTGESFPPAPDLDHANDRVRRELTAWLNWLKNSVGFVGWRFDYAKGYGASFVKEYVDNTVGAGAMNVAEFWPEASWEPDGRLALDQNPMRQSMCDWLDRAKASTAAFDFATKAVLQEAVAKNELWRLRDADGKPPGLIGWWPQRAVTFVDNHDTGGTGQAAGSDSGRMKDGSDFIGGGSYGQGHWRFPPEHRMCGYAYILTHPGIPCLFWPHAVRMPDGRHGDMAAEVAAMVRMRKDAGIAADSRVDILVAESDVYVARVRGRHADVTVKLGPRYDFPAEIMPTEGGREWKMCASGKDYAIWSRPHATRA; translated from the coding sequence ATGGCCCGCGGCATCCCGTGCCTGAACCCCCGGTGCATCCAACACGGAACCAACCTCGGTTCTCCCCGACGACACGCCCGGGGCGTTCGCACGACCGGCGCCCCTAAACGCGTCAGAAAATCCCCtcccccctcctcctccatggGCAACTCGCCGTCCCGTCCCGGATCTCCGTCCCTCGCGGGTCCTCGGGCGGGCACGCCCACGCGCCTTCGGTACGATGTCTCCACCGGCGTggccaccgacgacgcccccgcgctcgcccccgacCAAAccccctccgcgtccgccgatCCGTTCAGCGAGAACTACGCGTCGGTGATGCTGCAGGGCTTCCACTGGCGCAGCTGCAACGCCAGGGAACTGGGCCTGACCGCGGACCGCAGCTGGTACGGGGAGGTCCTCGCGAACATTCCCGCGCTGGTGCAgaccggcgtcgacgccgtctggctcccgccgccgtcgcactCCGTCTCTCCGGAGGGATACCTGCCCCAGAGGCTCTACGACCTCGACAGCCGGTACGGCACAAAAGAGGAACTCAAGACGCTGTGTCGCGAGCTCAAAGCCGCGGGGATCAAACCGATGGCGGATATCGTCATCAACCACAGGTGCGCGGACACCCAGGACGAGAACGGCGCCTGGAGGATCTTCAGCAACGTGTCGTTCCCGCCAACCGACGACGTGGAGCCCGGGAAGAGCTTCGACAGGACGTGGGGACCGTGGGCCATCGTCAAGGACGATCCCGTGTTTCACGGCGAGGGTAACAGCGACACGGGCGAGTCgttcccgcccgcgccggacctGGACCACGCCAACGaccgcgtgcggcgcgagctcaccgcgtgGCTCAACTGGCTCAAAAACTccgtcgggttcgtcgggTGGAGGTTCGATTACGCTAAAGGATACGGCGCTTCGTTCGTGAAGGAGTACGTGGACAACACCgtgggggcgggggcgatgaACGTCGCCGAGTTTTGGCCCGAGGCGAGCTGGGAGCCCGACGGACGGCTCGCGTTGGATCAGAACCCGATGCGGCAGAGCATGTGCGACTGGCTGGACCGCGCGAaagcgtccacggcggcgtttgATTTTGCCACCAAGGCGGTGCTGCAGGAGGCGGTTGCCAAAAACGAGCTCTGGCGCctgagggacgcggacggcaaGCCGCCGGGGCTGATCGGCTGGTGGCCCCAGCGCGCGGTCACCTTCGTGGACAACCACGACACCGGCGGGACCGGTCAGGCGGCGGGTTCCGACTCGGGCAGGATGAAGGACGGCAGCGATttcatcggcggcggttccTACGGGCAAGGGCACTGGCGATTCCCCCCCGAACACAGGATGTGTGGTTACGCATATATACTGACGCACCCGGGGATCCCGTGCCTGTTTTGGCCGCACGCGGTGCGCATGCCGGACGGCAGGCACGGGGAtatggcggcggaggtggccgccaTGGTCCGGATGCGAAAGgacgcgggcatcgccgccgactcgAGGGTCGacatcctcgtcgccgagtcgGACGTGTACGTGGCGAGGGTGAGGGGCCGCCACGCCGACGTGACGGTGAAGCTCGGCCCGAGGTACGACTTTCCGGCGGAGATCATGCCAACGGAGGGGGGGCGGGAGTGGAAGATGTGCGCAAGCGGTAAGGACTACGCGATCTGGTCGCGgccgcacgcgacgcgggcatGA